DNA from Bradyrhizobium japonicum USDA 6:
GCCGACTATCGCACGCTTCGGGCGAACGACGTGGCCCGCGTGCCGGAGGGCGTAGACGCGGCGGAGGCGGCCACACTGATCTTGAGCTGGACGACCGCGTACCAGCTTCTGCACCGCGCGGCCCGGGTCCAGCGAGGCCAGCGCGTGCTCGTGCACGGCGCCGCCGGCGCCGTCGGCCAGGCGCTGCTCGTGCTCGGGAGACTGGCCGGCATCGAGCTGTGGGGCACCGCACGCGGCGAGCACATGGCGCTCGTCCGAGAGATAGGGGCAACGCCGATCGACTACAAGCATGAGGACTTCACGCGGGTCCTGCCGGGCGGGTTCGACGTTATCGTCGACGGCGTTGGCGAAGACGGCTATCGCCGCTCATACGCGGCGCTCAAGCCAGGTGGCCTGCTCTGTGCCATCGGTTTCTCGGCGAGCTTGCAAGCGCAGCGTCGCATGCTCCCTATCGTGATGGAGATCGCACGCCTTTACCTGTGGAGATTGTTGCCCGGCGGCAAGCGGGCCCGGTTTTACTCGGTAAATGCGATGCGGGCGCGACATCCCACCTGGTTCAAGGAGGACTTGGAGCGGCTGTTCGGGCTTTTGGCAACTGGTGCCATCCGGCCGCGCATCGCCGCGCGGATCTCCTTCGACGAGGTCGCCGATGCTCACCGTCGCCTCGAGA
Protein-coding regions in this window:
- a CDS encoding medium chain dehydrogenase/reductase family protein, producing MMEPRNRVVQVSLFGDPERLEVVDAPLPTASRGELRVRVLASSLNYTEVLIRRHLYPQTMGLRPPFVMGYDVVGAIDQIGEGVHDFQIGDRVADMTVVGSNADYRTLRANDVARVPEGVDAAEAATLILSWTTAYQLLHRAARVQRGQRVLVHGAAGAVGQALLVLGRLAGIELWGTARGEHMALVREIGATPIDYKHEDFTRVLPGGFDVIVDGVGEDGYRRSYAALKPGGLLCAIGFSASLQAQRRMLPIVMEIARLYLWRLLPGGKRARFYSVNAMRARHPTWFKEDLERLFGLLATGAIRPRIAARISFDEVADAHRRLETGGLEGKLVLCPDLSSRHNQRAA